AGTCTTCAAGCTGGAAACCATGGTCAACCAATATCACCGGCTGGCGGCCATCGAACATACTGCGGCGGCGGGCGAAGCAGTGCTCGGAGCAGTGCAAGCGGTTGGATCGGCGGTGGTGTTGGGTTGCCTGGTGAGCAAGGTAGCCGCCCCGCTGGCCGGCATCAGCGCCACGGTCGCCAAAGGCGCCGGTTATGCCGAATACGCGGTATCCTCGGCGCGCATCGGGCTCAAGCGGCAGATGGCGTTGGTGTTTATCAGCTCTTTTGGCGCGTACTATGAGGACAACAATGCGGCGGTCACAAGTTTTGGCAGCGCCAGTCAATTTTTGCTGAATGAGGCCGCCGCGCCGGTGTATTTGAAGGCCGCAAGCACCTTCTCTGCAGATACCACGGTTGATTTAAAACTATCGAGCGCCTTCGGCGATGAGTACCTGTTCTCCTGGGGCCTGCCCAACCTGGATGTGGCCCGGGGCACCGCGCGCGTTACCGTGCGCAACACCGGCAACACGCCTGCTGATTACCGGGTGGTGGGCTATACCATCTGGTCGCCGATGACGATCAAAAAGTTGGTGGGTTTGGATCAGGCGACCCTCCTGACATATAGCTCATGGGCCGGGACCAATCAGGTGCCCGCTGGAACCAGTGTTGAGCTTCCCCTTGATTTTCAAGGATACAGCCGCAATTTCCTGAGTCAGTTGCGTCCGCATTATCTGACGGTGGACATTTACAGCGGCCCGTGGCGGGCGGGCACCCAATGGAAGCCGTTTTATGTCTTTGGGCTGGGAGAGGTGTTGCGCCCCAAGACATGGAGTGCCTCCGCCCTACAGCCGCCCCAAGGCGAAGTGGTTGCCCCGGCGGCGTCCCGCCACGGGCAGTTGCGGATGAGGGAGGTGCGTGCCAAGGTCAGAAACGCGGCGCCGTTGATGCTGGAAACCTTGTCTGCGCAAAACAACGCCCGAAGCGTGGAATTTGCCGCCGGAACCAATCTCTTCGCGCTGGATCTGCAACTGTTTGCTCCTCCCGAAGCCGAGGTTTCTTTGCTGGTTACCGATAGCCAGGGGCGGCGGCTGGGTTTTTCTTCCACCCATGGTCTGACTCACAACGAAATCGCTGGCCACTTAACGGACACCTCCCGCCGGCCCGTTTCATTGCGTTTGCAGGAACCGCCCCCTGGAGAAAACTACCTGGTCACCGTGGCGTGGCTGAATCCGGGCCCAAGGCCGGTGACAGTTGGATTGTTTCAGGAGCCGGTTGAGTACACGGATGCCTTGCTGGTCGTCAATCCAGCGCGGATTGTGGTGGACTGCGCCGGGATGGCGCAACCCACGGTGGATTTGATGGTGGCCGAAGGTTCGCAGCAGCATCCATTGACCAGCGTCACCGCCACCCTCACAAATCTGGTGCGTGTTGGAGGTGCCGAGCAACTGACGTTGCTGACCAATGCGGTTCAAACCGTGGCAGATCTCGGCGCGGGCGAAACCGCGATGGTATCGTGGCCCATTCATTTGCCCCCCCATGCCGGGCGCGGCAAGTACACCAGCATGGTGAAGCTGACAAGCGCACAAACGGCCGATTTGTCGCTGCCGGTGATTGCCTTGGTCCGCAAGGCATCCAACATCGTCAGCCTTCTGGGTGGAACCCAAGTCAACGAGGGAACTCAGCAGAGCATCATCATGCTCAACACCCATGGGCAGGGATTCACCTGGCTGCACGTGCCGAAAGGTTATTACGTCCTTCACGCGCAACTGGGCGTGGCCCCCGGCTCGACCAATCTCCTTCATCCAGCCATTGATATCGGCGCAGACGGCCAGACGGAGTGGAGTTTCACAGGTCTCTTTGACGCCGGGGTGGTGGTGGACAATCTTGAAGCTGCGATCAATCAATACCTGGTGGCGCATCCTTCTTCTTCGAATTCAACCATGGTTCCCATCCATGTCACGGGCAACCCTGGCGCTGCCGTACAACTGGCGGGCCTGCAAGTTTACCTGGAAACCCTGCCGGCCGAATGGCGCAGCATCGCCGTACAGCCGGACGGCCAGGCGCGTCTGGAACTGGCCGTGCAGCCCGGCTGGCAATACCGTGTGGAAGCTTCAACAAACCTGATAAGCTGGCAGTTGTTGGAAACCTTTACCGCCACCAATTCCGTGATGCCATTCACCGATGTGAACGCCGCCGGGGCGCGCGTCAAATTCTATCGCGCAATCGCACATTGAGGCGGCCTGCTTTAAACCTGCGCCCGATTTTCCTTAGTTCCGCCAGCGGCACCAAAAAACGGCGGGAACAGGTTCGATTGCCACCAACTGGCTGGCCTTATTGGTAGCGCACTATATGCGGAGTGGCCCTCAGAGGGGGCTTTGTTCCTATTTCGCCACCAAAAACTATCAGCGCCCCCGCACGTAACCCATCACGTTTCCATTCCCATTATAAGCCGGAAATTACACCGCCGAATTCGGCCTATTATGAATCACCGGCGCCACCAAATTGCTAATGCTGAAATCATCGTTCAGAGGAGATGAATTCTGCAGGATGGTTATTGCCTCTTGTTTGGCTTCAAATGGGCCGAGGGTTTTACGCGCTTGCATTTTCTCCGGCGGACCCGAAACCGCTATCCCCCAAAACCATCTCTTCCATAAAGCCTCCTTGCCCGTTGGGCCCGGCGGGACGCCGAAGCTGGCACGCAAGACGCATGCGCTCACACCCGGTCAGGGCAGGGAGACGTTCACGGCATTGGTGCGCCATTCGGGCATGACGGCCCACAGGTTCAGCGGGGAGAGGGCTTTGCCATATCGGATAAAGCGAGAGCTGCCATCGCACATGGCATAGACGGAGCCGGTGCCGCCCCTGGTGGCACCGGGTTTGCCGTGGCGGCCTTGTTCGATTTCGTCCAGGTCGTTGCCAGCGCGTTGGGTGAAATCCATGTAAACATGGGTGGACTGAGTTTCTTTTTCCCCCAGAAGAATGGTGTCGGAGGGGTCCCTGACCACGCCTTCGGGCATGCCGGGATTCCAGGAGCGGCGCATGTAAGCCTGGAAATCGGCGGCGTTGGTGAACACGGTCAGGAAATAATCATTCCAGCCGTTCATCACGTAACTGCGCGGCTCCAGGTCAATGGGAAACTTGGGATCGGCATTCCAGGTGCGCGGTTGGGGATCATCGGAGGGGCAATGCAGCAATTTGGGGTTTTGGTAATATGGGTGCAGGCCGGTCATCCAGCAGGGGTTGAGGGTGCGGGGATAAAACCGCTGCTCATTATCGTCGGAATATAGTTGATGAGCCAGGGCCAGTTGTTTGTTGTTATTTATGCAAAACGTGCGGCGCGCGGCCTCTTTGGCACTGGCGAGGGCGGGCAGGAGCATGGCCGCCAGCAGGGCAATGATCGCAATGACCACCAGCAGCTCAATCAGTGTGAAGGCTTGGTTATGTCGCCGTTTCATGGGTGCCAACAGGATTGTCCGTGATGGTTGGACGCGCAAAAGCCATTGTCTCATCAATCGGTTGCCGTCCAGGGACGTTTAACGCACAGTGACATCCACGGCGTTGGTGCGCCACAGCTCGGTGACGCCCCACATGTTGATGGGGCTGACGGCCTTGCCAAATTTAATGAAGCGGGCGCTGCCGTCAGCGAAGCCGTGATTCGAGCCGGCGCCGGCCTTGGTGGCGCCGGGTTTGCCGTGCCGGCCATGCTCGACTTCTTCCATGTCATTGCCGACGCCCTGGGAAAAGTCCATGTACACGTGGGGCGAGCGGGTCTCCTTTTCGCCAAAGATGATGGTGGTGGAGGGGTCTTTGAGGGCGGTGGCGGGCATGCCCACCCATTTGCCGGGGAACATATAGGCCTGCCAGTCTGCGGCATTGGTAAACACGTTCATGAAATAGTCGTTGTAGGCGTTCATCAGGTAGCTTCGCGGGGCGGCATCCACGGGGTACAACGTGCCCCCGCCAAAACCGGACCAGCGGGCCGGTTCCGGATCGTCGCTGGGGCAATGCAAGATCTTGGCCTGGTTGTAATAGGGGAGCAGGCCGGTCATCCAACAGGGGTTGATGGTGCGGGGATAAAAGCGGTCGTCGTTCTCGTCCACATACAACTGGTGGGCCAGGACCAGTTGTTTGAGGTTGTTGTTGCAGAAGGTGCGTTTGGCGGCTTCCTTGGCGCTGGCCAGGGTGGGCAGCAGCATGGCTGCCAGCAGCGCGATGATGGCGATGACCACCAGCAGCTCAATCAAAGTGAAGGCGCGGGGAAGGTGTCCGGCAGGAAAACCCCAAACTCGTCGCTTTCCCGGAGGATCAGCTTCCAGCCGGGATACCACGGCGTGGCCGTTCTGTTGCGGCATCAAAATCATAGACGCTCTGCAGCGCGGGTTGGTTGCAACGAAATCTGCCCACTGCTCTATAATACCCCTGTTTAGAATCATTGACCAGCAAAAGGGCATTGCCGGATGGCCCCGGTTATGATTCTGCAGGGGATAGGTTCTTCAATTCTGCGATGGCCCGTTGCACCCAATCGGCCTCCAGGTTGTCGGTTTCAAAGCTGTGGCCGATCTCCCGCAGCAGGGTGAGGCGCAATTCACCGCCCAAGTGCTCGCGAAACTCCTGCAAACCTTCCCAAAGCGCCCACTGACCAGTGGAGGTGTGCTGCTCCATGAGCTGCGAATAGAGGGCAAATCCCAACTGGCCGAGCAGATTCAAGATGCGTCCGGCGGAGGTGGCGTCCAACCACCCGGCATGCCGGGCGCAGAGCACATCCACCGCCATGCCCATGGCCACAGCCTCGCCGTGTCGCAGTGTCCAGCCGGAGAGCGCCTCCAATTTATGCGCCGCCCAATGCCCGAAATCGAGGGGGCGGGCGGAGCCAAATTCAAAGGGGTCACCCCCCCGGGCGATGTGGATGACGTGCAATTCCGCGCAGCGATGGATGGTGCGTTGCACAGCCTCGGGCGCGAAGGCCAGCAGCGCCGGGGCATCGTGTTCCAATTGGGCAAAAAAAGAGGCATCTTTCAGGCAGGCTACTTTAACTGCCTCCACCCAGCCGGCGCGGCGGTCGCGTTCGGCCAGGGTGGCAAGGAGGGCGAAATCATTGATCACGGCAAAAGGCGGGGCAAACGTGCCGATAAAGTTCTTTTTCCCGAAGGCGTTGATGCCGTTTTTCACCCCAACACCAGAATCGGCCTGGGCCAGCACGGTGCTGGGCAGCCGGATGAGGCGAATCCCCCGATGTGCCAAGGCGGCCGCCAGCCCCACCAGGTCCAGTAACGCCCCGCCACCGGCTACCATCACAAAGTTTTGCCGGTCCAAGTGATGTTTTTCGAATGCCTGAAGCAGTTTTTGGAGATAAGCAGGGTCATTCTTGACTTCCTCTCCCCCGGGATGCACCCAAGGCGGACTGACCAGTTGCATACGGTCCTGATGACGCGCAAACCAGGCCGGAATGGCGGCCAGCCAGTCTGGCTGTGCTTGGGCCAATCCGGCGTCCACCACCATGAAAACCCGGGGGCGCCGGGTGCCTGCCGAATGTAACACATTAGCCAACAGTGGGTTATGAAGATGAAATAGATGATGGGTAAAGAACACCCGGTGCTGCCAGGTCACCGTAACGGGCTGTTCAATGGGGGGCAGGGGGGCCAGGTTCATGCTTGCTCCTGGCTTTGGACTGTGGCCAGGCGGCGGAGGTAGTCGAAGGAATAAATCCCGGCCTGGTGGCCGTCGGCCCAGAGAAGGTTCACCGCGTAATTGCCCACCGGCAACAGTCGGGTCAATTGGCAGGCCGCAGGGGTGAGCGGTTTGTCCGGGGCTTTATAGACCTTGCCCATGATGTCCATCTCCCCTTTGCAGCCGGCGCACGGGCAATGCCGGCGGAGGAATTCCAAGCCCAAGAAATCCTCCCTGCCATCGTCCCATTTGATGGCGAGTTCCTGCCCGATGACCTGCAAATCCAGCGGTCGCATGGGGATACGATAACCTTGAGGTTGGGGAGTAATCAAGGTGATGAGCAGGGGGAATGAGGCCGGTTTGGCCCGGCTGGGATTCCATGGCCGGAAAGTAATACAAAAGCAGGGAGCCGCGGCTTAAAGAAAGTCGTTGTCAAACCTTTGGTTATGTGCCATTTTATCAAAGCTGAGAATGGCACTGCCTTTGCTGTTCTCTGTCGGTGATTGATGTGTAGTTATCGCAAGTTATTGTCCAACAAGCTATTTGGGTGGATGGTGGTGGCATGGATGGCCATGCCGGGATTGCTTTTTGGGCAAACAACTTATACATGGACGGGC
This sequence is a window from Verrucomicrobiia bacterium. Protein-coding genes within it:
- a CDS encoding DUF1559 domain-containing protein, with product MPQQNGHAVVSRLEADPPGKRRVWGFPAGHLPRAFTLIELLVVIAIIALLAAMLLPTLASAKEAAKRTFCNNNLKQLVLAHQLYVDENDDRFYPRTINPCWMTGLLPYYNQAKILHCPSDDPEPARWSGFGGGTLYPVDAAPRSYLMNAYNDYFMNVFTNAADWQAYMFPGKWVGMPATALKDPSTTIIFGEKETRSPHVYMDFSQGVGNDMEEVEHGRHGKPGATKAGAGSNHGFADGSARFIKFGKAVSPINMWGVTELWRTNAVDVTVR
- a CDS encoding 3-dehydroquinate synthase translates to MNLAPLPPIEQPVTVTWQHRVFFTHHLFHLHNPLLANVLHSAGTRRPRVFMVVDAGLAQAQPDWLAAIPAWFARHQDRMQLVSPPWVHPGGEEVKNDPAYLQKLLQAFEKHHLDRQNFVMVAGGGALLDLVGLAAALAHRGIRLIRLPSTVLAQADSGVGVKNGINAFGKKNFIGTFAPPFAVINDFALLATLAERDRRAGWVEAVKVACLKDASFFAQLEHDAPALLAFAPEAVQRTIHRCAELHVIHIARGGDPFEFGSARPLDFGHWAAHKLEALSGWTLRHGEAVAMGMAVDVLCARHAGWLDATSAGRILNLLGQLGFALYSQLMEQHTSTGQWALWEGLQEFREHLGGELRLTLLREIGHSFETDNLEADWVQRAIAELKNLSPAES
- a CDS encoding DUF1559 domain-containing protein, which translates into the protein MKRRHNQAFTLIELLVVIAIIALLAAMLLPALASAKEAARRTFCINNNKQLALAHQLYSDDNEQRFYPRTLNPCWMTGLHPYYQNPKLLHCPSDDPQPRTWNADPKFPIDLEPRSYVMNGWNDYFLTVFTNAADFQAYMRRSWNPGMPEGVVRDPSDTILLGEKETQSTHVYMDFTQRAGNDLDEIEQGRHGKPGATRGGTGSVYAMCDGSSRFIRYGKALSPLNLWAVMPEWRTNAVNVSLP
- a CDS encoding DUF971 domain-containing protein; its protein translation is MRPLDLQVIGQELAIKWDDGREDFLGLEFLRRHCPCAGCKGEMDIMGKVYKAPDKPLTPAACQLTRLLPVGNYAVNLLWADGHQAGIYSFDYLRRLATVQSQEQA